Proteins encoded in a region of the Onychostoma macrolepis isolate SWU-2019 chromosome 20, ASM1243209v1, whole genome shotgun sequence genome:
- the LOC131527108 gene encoding uncharacterized protein LOC131527108, with amino-acid sequence MIEQLLNELMGVKGRDYLGVPLLDHERMQHIWQTQMKHVKCIQDEPGVLLYTVTGTTTKEGIVLPNYRCARGSTSLESFHLHLNRFIPGTSANSLNFQLYLLEGLYRWNQDREAASLAVRDPSLLSYSGDLVHCVNNYSVKVLGRKLVPSFQPPSVYTGELIGVDYLYRQTGRALQDVQPDSEETEQMLEDVGTEEELEDEGFEDSGLDPTVGLLDPSPGPSPATTSSAVIPTPTSDITTAALEQQLVIMLAANEHTAAPSDPTAVPTSLASAPPYCSIVQASLATTPATSPSGPPAMTPAAPQQQLAVDERNIPGMDRVDSLAEYLVGLRNETGQTLNSQQASTIIALWQNLLPYDQQRVAYSARHQSRLTTGRFRCSKKKPEFTPGVESMTRCVLGSTGSPAQWPDCCRLVECIFVKLCDIHKSPKKQSKYALTRWTLILRDYSKIRQLILGNGAVMQSSTLQLFDVNQTTLIQWHNKRLKRQECNILLQGVNLPASIPVAPVPLPPVQVRPTAAPPRPGPQHQYHLPQMDKRKSAAPAQHTHSLQSVCPRLPAQRQLFPQQTSPPTPAPLPTVSSPSPASRPLVYVFLTPQVNAYKRIAPAGPLFSPPPARRPYNRKVDKNKCSQCQQPRNKESGHGQYYGYIYCPQNAGIPLDQWMEEMRRKRADKK; translated from the exons ATGATTGAACAGCTTCTTAATGAGCTCATGGGGGTAAAGGGCAGAGACTATCTTGGTGTCCCTCTCTTGGACCACGAGAGAATGCAGCACATATGGCAAACCCAGATGAAGCATGTGAAATGCATTCAGGATGAACCAGGTGTCCTCCTGTACACTGTAACTGGCACCACTACCAAAGAGGGCATTGTCTTGCCAAACTACAGATGTGCAAGAGGGTCCACATCACTTGAATCATTCCACTTGCATCTGAACAGGTTCATTCCAG GAACCAGTGCCAACAGCCTGAATTTCCAGCTGTACCTCCTGGAGGGCCTTTACAGATGGAACCAGGACCGTGAAGCTGCATCTCTAGCAGTCAGGGATCCATCGCTGCTCAGCTACTCAGGCGACCTTGTTCACTGTGTCAACAACTACAGTGTCAAGGTGCTTGGAAGGAAGCTTGTCCCCTCTTTTCAGCCACCTTCTGTTTACACTG GGGAGCTAATAGGTGTAGATTACCTATACCGCCAGACAGGGAGGGCCTTGCAGGATGTCCAGCCTGACTCAGAGGAGACTGAGCAGATGCTGGAAGATGTAGGCACAGAGGAAGAGTTGGAAGATGAGGGCTTTGAAGATTCTGGTTTGGACCCAACGGTTGGGCTACTGGACCCATCCCCTGGTCCATCACCTGCCACCACCAGCTCAGCCGTCATTCCAACTCCCACATCTGATATCACTACAGCTGCACTTGAGCAACAACTGGTAATTATGCTT GCTGCAAATGAGCACACCGCTGCACCCTCTGACCCAACAGCTGTCCCCACCAGCTTAGCCTCTGCTCCTCCTTACTGTTCCATCGTCCAAGCCTCTCTTGCCACTACTCCAGCTACAAGTCCCTCTGGGCCACCTGCCATGACTCCAGCAGCACCACAGCAACAGCTG GCTGTGGATGAGCGCAACATCCCAGGGATGGACAGAGTGGACAGCCTGGCAGAGTATTTGGTGGGACTGAGGAACGAAACTGGACAAACACTCAACTCCCAGCAGGCCAGTACCATCATAGCTCTGTGGCAGAACCTTCTACCATATGACCAGCAGCGTGTGGCGTACTCTGCACGGCACCAGTCACGTCTGACAACAGGACGCTTCAGGTGCTCTAAAAAGAAACCTGAATTTACGCCAGGTGTGGAGAGCATGACACGTTGCGTGCTAGGATCGACAGGATCCCCTGCCCAGTGGCCAGATTGCTGTCGTCTGGTAGAGTGCATTTTTGTAAAACTCTGTGATATCCATAAAAGTCCAAAAAAACAGAGTAAATATGCACTGACTAGATGGACTCTAATTCTCAGAGACTACAGCAAGATCAGACAGCTGATCCTGGGTAATGGTGCAGTCATGCAGAGCTCTACTCTGCAGTTGTTtgatgttaatcaaacaactcTCATTCAGTGGCACAACAAGCGACTGAAGAGGCAGGAGTGTAATATTCTGCTGCAAGGGGTCAACTTGCCTGCCTCCATTCCTGTTGCTCCAGTACCTCTCCCACCAGTACAGGTACGCCCCACTGCTGCACCACCACGGCCTGGCCCTCAACATCAGTACCACTTGCCTCAAA TGGACAAGAGGAAGTCTGCAGCTCCGGCCCAACACACCCATTCTCTGCAGTCCGTCTGCCCAAGGTTGCCAGCTCAGAGGCAGTTGTTCCCTCAGCAGACATCTCCACCTACCCCTGCCCCTTTGCCTACTGTCTCCAGCCCCAGCCCTGCCAGTCGCCCActtgtgtatgtgtttttgacccCACAAGTCAATGCATACAAACGGATTGCTCCTGCTGGCCCCCTTTTCTCTCCACCACCTGCCCGGAGGCCTTACAATCggaaagttgacaaaaataaatgcagtcagtGCCAACAGCCCCGCAACAAAGAAAGTGGCCACGGTCAGTATTATGGGTACATATACTGTCCCCAAAATGCTGGTATTCCTCTTGACCAGTGGATGGAGGAGATGCGGAGGAAGAGGGCAGATAAGAAATAG
- the LOC131527109 gene encoding uncharacterized protein LOC131527109: MYLKIVKCPVQLRGQMSLFGETQTCSCGFHTTKTSMSVSSSMTPGPSSASLVASSATTPGQTATPGQTATPGQTATPGQTATTGQTATPGQTATPGQTATPGQTATTGQTATPGRLTPRKPTLTMASFIKPRFGGSQGAALTPNLNLGRKPATKPISCTSDSSAMSSTITSAMTRMTPSPARSPRKYIQTVSTLSLPPSPVSTTTSSIPSVAARAEVSAAASSSGTSSAPLAPVTSASATATSFFVTSASPSVVGRSAHPTADMEIAPGSEPGWLPAKLMGTIPPQDQKWISSALCKNKRLRTDLKLWLSCSVCGKQLTGYGAHKRARHVLDVDRYYLMITETLWCSSAGCKTSYISTSKTILDQLDLAHRMEFRLILTRRYACDIRVIRFLRERTLGNSPSRLVRQLRENHSEEWLKRVCRYLGACSDFAVQPSLHPVKFQDPPKPVAVPSHRWMLAVYGRDILSRMDQIKASITSTFGNILKMDSTKKITKKLSGFTKGTALWLTSVSNELGQILVSVLTAQEGPALDTMAADLICRYSNAGVAPPQLLYVDCECCREGTGQTKLKQRFGGWPDLVVKLDIYHFMRRLASGCTKDAHPLYPIFMSRLSSCIFEWDSRDVALLCQAKRNN, from the exons ATGTACCTGAAG ATTGTAAAATGTCCAGTGCAGTTGAGGGGACAAATGTCTTTGTTTGGAGAGACACAGACATGTAGTTGTGGATTCCATACAACAAAG ACTTCCATGTCAGTATCTTCTTCAATGACACCAGGTCCCTCATCTGCATCACTTGTTGCATCATCTGCCACAACACCTGGGCAGACAGCAACACCTGGGCAGACAGCAACACCTGGGCAGACAGCGACACCTGGGCAGACAGCAACAACTGGGCAGACAGCAACACCTGGGCAGACAGCAACACCTGGGCAGACAGCAACACCTGGGCAGACAGCAACAACTGGGCAGACAGCAACACCTGGACGACTCACACCCCGCAAGCCAACTTTGACTATGGCATCA tttataaaGCCGCGGTTCGGTGGGTCTCAGGGTGCCGCTTTAACGCCAAACTTAAATTTGGGCAGGAAGCCTGCAACCAAG CCCATCAGTTGCACTTCCGATTCTTCTGCCATGTCCAGCACTATcacaagtgccatgacaaggATGACACCATCGCCTGCTCGCAGTCCCAGGAAGTACATTCAGACTGTCTCGACTCTGTCTCTTCCTCCCTCTCCTGTGTCCACAACCACCTCCTCGATACCATCAGTAGCTGCTAGAGCT gaaGTGTCAGCTGCCGCCTCCTCCTCTGGTACCTCCTCTGCTCCTCTTGCCCCTGTGACCTCTGCATCTGCCACTGCCACCTCTTTTTTTGTCACCTCTGCTTCTCCATCTGTGGTTGGTCGCTCAGCTCACCCTACTGCTGACATGGAGATTGCTCCTGGTTCAGAGCCCGGCTGGCTGCCTGCAAAGCTGATGGGGACCATACCACCTCAGGATCAGAAGTGGATTTCATCTGCTCTGTGCAAGAACAAGCGGCTGCGCACTGACCTGAAGCTGTG GCTGTCCTGTTCTGTGTGTGGAAAACAGCTCACAGGTTATGGAGCCCACAAGCGAGCCCGCCATGTTTTGGATGTGGATAGGTACTACCTGATGATCACGGAGACTCTCTGGTGCAGTTCAGCTGGTTGTAAAACTAGTTACATTTCCACCAGCAAGACCATCTTGGACCAGCTGGATTTGGCACACAGAATGGAGTTCCGACTGATCCTGACACGAAG ATATGCCTGTGACATACGGGTGATTCGTTTTCTGAGGGAGAGGACCTTGGGTAATAGCCCCAGTCGCTTGGTCAGGCAGCTGAGGGAAAATCACAGCGAGGAGTGGCTTAAGCGTGTTTGTCGCTACCTTGGAGCATGCTCAGACTTCGCTGTCCAGCCAAGCCTGCACCCTGTCAAGTTCCAGGACCCTCCTAAGCCAGTGGCTGTTCCTTCCCACCGGTGGATGCTGGCTGTTTATGGCCGAGACATCTTAAGCAGAATGGATCAAATAAAAGCCAGCATAACATCCACCTTTggcaatatattaaaaatggattccacaaaaaag ATCACCAAGAAGCTATCAGGCTTTACCAAGGGGACCGCCTTGTGGCTTACATCTGTGAGCAATGAGCTGGGCCAAATCCTCGTCAGTGTCCTGACTGCTCAGGAGGGTCCTGCTCTTGACACCATGGCTGCCGATCTCATCTGCAGGTACAGCAATGCTGGTGTGGCTCCTCCTCAGCTTCTCTATGTTGACTGTGAATGTTGTCGGGAGGGCACAGGACagacaaaactaaaacaaagaTTTGGTGGGTGGCCAGACCTGGTTGTAAAGCTTGACATATACCACTTCATGCGGCGACTGGCATCTGGGTGTACAAAGGATGCGCATCCTCTTTACCCCATCTTTATGTCCAGACTGTCAAGCTGCATTTTTGAGTGGGACAGTAGAGATGTTGCCTTGCTGTGTCAAGCTAAGAGGAACAATTGA
- the LOC131527479 gene encoding uncharacterized protein LOC131527479, which yields MSSTITSAMTRMTPSPARSPRKYIQTVSTLSLPPSPVSTTTSSIPSVAARAEVSAAASSSGTSSAPLAPVTSASATATSFFVTSASPSVVGRSAHPTADMEIAPGSEPGWLPAKLMGTIPPQDQKWISSALCKNKRLRTDLKLWYDPPDPALIYHQAPAPERFFTHRLLLWMPYHLWRVRLSCPVCGKQLTGYGAHKRARHVLDVDRYYLMITETLWCSSAGCKTSYISTSKTILDQLDLAHRMEFRLILTRR from the exons ATGTCCAGCACTATcacaagtgccatgacaaggATGACACCATCGCCTGCTCGCAGTCCCAGGAAGTACATTCAGACTGTCTCGACTCTGTCTCTTCCTCCCTCTCCTGTATCCACAACCACCTCCTCGATACCATCAGTAGCTGCTAGAGCT gaaGTGTCAGCTGCCGCCTCCTCCTCTGGTACCTCCTCTGCTCCTCTTGCCCCTGTGACCTCTGCATCTGCCACTGCCACCTCTTTTTTTGTCACCTCTGCTTCTCCATCTGTGGTTGGTCGCTCAGCTCACCCTACTGCTGACATGGAGATTGCTCCTGGTTCAGAGCCCGGCTGGCTGCCTGCAAAGCTGATGGGGACCATACCACCTCAGGATCAGAAGTGGATTTCATCTGCTCTGTGCAAGAACAAGCGGCTGCGCACTGACCTGAAGCTGTGGTATGATCCACCAGATCCAGCGCTCATTTATCATCAGGCCCCCGCTCCAGAGCGTTTTTTTACACACCGGCTTCTCTTGTGGATGCCATACCACCTTTGGCGGGTCAGGCTGTCCTGTCCTGTGTGTGGAAAACAGCTCACAGGTTATGGAGCCCACAAGCGAGCCCGCCATGTTTTGGATGTGGATAGGTACTACCTGATGATCACGGAGACTCTCTGGTGCAGTTCAGCTGGTTGTAAAACTAGTTACATTTCCACCAGCAAGACCATCTTGGACCAGCTGGATTTGGCACACAGAATGGAGTTCCGACTGATCCTGACACGAAGGTGA
- the LOC131527104 gene encoding uncharacterized protein LOC131527104, translating to MIEQLLNELMGVKGRDYLGVPLLDHERMQHIWQTQMKHVKCIQDEPGVLLYTVTGTTTKEGIVLSNYRCARGSTSLESFHLHLNRFIPGTSANSLNFQLYLLEGLYRWNQDREAASLAVRDPSLLSYSGDLVQCVNNYSVKVLGRKLVPSFQPPSVYTGELIGVDYLYRQTGRALQDVQPDSEETEQMLEDVGTEEELEDEGFEDSGLDPTVGLLDPSPGPSPATTSSAVIPTPTSDITTAALEQQLIGHACPSSAAASPSSLPSPVTPAAPQQLASLL from the exons ATGATTGAACAGCTTCTTAATGAGCTCATGGGGGTAAAGGGCAGAGACTATCTTGGTGTCCCTCTCTTGGACCACGAGAGAATGCAGCACATATGGCAAACCCAGATGAAGCATGTGAAATGCATTCAGGATGAACCAGGTGTCCTCCTGTACACTGTAACTGGCACCACTACCAAAGAGGGCATTGTCTTGTCAAACTACAGATGTGCAAGAGGGTCCACATCACTTGAATCATTCCACTTGCATCTGAACAGGTTCATTCCAG GAACCAGTGCCAACAGCCTGAATTTCCAGCTGTACCTCCTGGAGGGCCTTTACAGATGGAACCAGGACCGTGAAGCTGCATCTCTAGCAGTCAGGGATCCATCGCTGCTCAGCTACTCAGGCGACCTTGTTCAATGTGTCAACAACTACAGTGTCAAGGTGCTTGGAAGGAAGCTTGTCCCCTCTTTTCAGCCACCTTCTGTTTACACTG GGGAGCTAATAGGTGTAGATTACCTATACCGCCAGACAGGGAGGGCCTTGCAGGATGTCCAGCCTGACTCAGAGGAGACTGAGCAGATGCTGGAAGATGTAGGCACAGAGGAAGAGTTGGAAGATGAGGGCTTTGAAGATTCTGGTTTGGACCCAACGGTTGGGCTACTGGACCCATCCCCTGGTCCATCACCTGCCACCACCAGCTCAGCCGTCATTCCAACTCCCACATCTGATATCACTACAGCTGCACTTGAGCAACAACTG ATTGGGCATGCTTGTCCCAGCTCTGCTGCTGCTAGTCCCTCTTCACTGCCATCACCCGTCACCCCTGCAGCACCACAACAGCTGGCAAGTCTTTTGTGA